The genomic region CAGGACATCCCCGCCAACGAGGGGTATGCGGTCGCTGATCGACATTTTCCCGAGTCGCGGATGACGCCCGACGTCATGATTATCGAGGCCGATCACGACATGCGGAATCCGACAGATTTCGTGGTTCTGCACAAACTCGCCAAGAGCGTCTTTGCCGTTCCGGGCATAGCCACGGTGCAGAGCATCACCCGGCCCGAGGGAACCCCGATCGAGAAGACCTCGATACCGTTTCAGATCAGCCTGCAGAGCGCTGGCATGATCCAGATCCTGCCGTTTGGCAAAGCGCGAATGAACGACATGCTGAAGCAGGCCGACAGCATGACGAAGATGATCAACCAAATGCAGCGCACATATGGGCTGATGAAACAGATCCGCGACGTCACGCACGATACGCTTCTCGTGAACAGGGAAATATCGGAGCTCACTGACGAGTTGCGTAATTCCATCGCGAATTTCGACGATTTCTTCAAGCCAATCCGCAATTACCTGTACTGGGAGCCGCACTGCTCGAGTATTCCGGTGTGCTTCGCGATCAGATCCGTGTTTCAGGGTCTCGACGGAGTCGACCAGGTCGGTGTGAAGATGCACCAGATCCTCGCGCGCGTAGAGCAATTGGATGGGTTGCAGCAGGAGTTGCTCACCCTGTTCCCGCCGATGATCGTCACCATGCAGTCGATGCGGACCATGACGCTGACGATGCACAGCACCATGTCGGGAATGTTTGCCATCATGGATGAGACGGCCGCAAACGCGACGTCGATGGGCAAGATCTACGACGCCGCTCAAAACGACGACTCCTTCTACCTGCCGCCAGAGGTCTTCGAGAACGAGGACTTCAAACGGGCCATGAGCCTGTTCTTCTCGCCGGACGGGAAATCTGTTCGACTGATCCTGACGCACAGGGGCGATCCCGGGACGCCGGAGGGCATCTCGCGGGTTGACGCCGTGCGGACGGCGGCCGAGGAGGCGCTCAAGGTGACGCCGTTGGAGAATGCCTCCATCCACCTCGCCGGGACCGCGGCGACATTCAAGGATCTACGAGACGGCTCGACCTACGATCTCCTGATCGCTGGTGTCGCGGCGCTCTGTCTCATCTTCGGCATCATGCTCGTCATGACGCGAAGTTTTGTCGCCGCGCTGGTCATCGTGGGTACGGTGGCGCTCTCGTTGGGCGCCGCGTTCGGGCTCTCCGTATTGATCTGGCAGCACATTCTCGGCATCGAATTGCACTGGCTCGTGCTCGCCATGTCGGTGATCGTGCTGTTGGCGGTCGGCTCCGACTACAACCTGCTACTGGTCTCCAGGATGAAAGAGGAGATACACGCCGGGATAAACACCGGCATCATCCGGGCGATGGGTGGCACCGGCAAGGTGGTGACGGCCGCCGGCTTGGTGTTCGCCGTGACCATGATGTCGATGGTGGTCAGCGACCTGCGCATCATCGGGCAGGTGGGTTCCACCATCGGTATCGGTCTGTTGTTCGACACCCTGGTGGTGCGCGCGTTCATGACACCCGCAATCGCCGCGTTGATGGGGCGGTGGTTCTGGTGGCCGCTGCGGGTACGCCAGCGCCCCGCCAGTGCAGTACTGGGCCCGATGCGCGATCCCGACCCCCGGCCCGATCAGCTGGTGGCACAGGACTAGTCACCCGCCGCGGTGGTTGCTGGTTAGGCAAAGTTTGGGCGAGATTTGCCGCGGCCGATTACAGTCGGAATGGTCGGGATCAATTGGAGGGAAGAAGTCGGAATATGATCCAACCGTCGTTGACCAAGCTGGCCGTCGGGCTTGGGGGACTGGCACTGACGTTGACCGCTGGCGCTGGGGTCGCCTCCGCAGCTCCTGACCTGGGCCCAGCCATCAACACCACCTGCACGTATCCGCAACTGGTTTCGGCACTCAACGCGCAAGATCCGCAGGTTGGCACGGTATTCAGTCAGACGCCGATCTTGCAGAAGGGCCTGCGCGACTTCATCGAGGCGGGGCCAGAGGCGCGGACGCGGCAGGCCCAGAATGTGTCGGCCGCGCCAGCATTTCAGCCCTACATCGGCACGATCGCAGCGGCTTTCAATACCTGCAATAACTTCTGATCGAATGGGGCGCGAGCCCTTGAGCTTTGCCAGTGGGTGGGCGTCGCGCTGCGACGTCCACCCACTGGCGTTTAGTCGATGTCGCCAGTGAGGCCGAAATCAGCCAGCGTTTGTGCGGCCACCTCACGCAGAGCGTCCTTGGTGTTCTCTGCGCCCGGTTGATAGGCGCCGACGCTGATGAAGATCTTGCCGTTGATGCGCCCAGACAGAATGATCATTCGGCCGCCGATTCGCTCGAGCAACTGCCGTGATTCGCGTTGACCAGTTCCTCGAGCGTTCTCGATCTCGGCGATGGTGCCTGCAGGGCAGCCGATGATCGAGTGCAGGTCTCCGAGATAGGAACAGAACACCGACTGATCGGGGTCGGCGGGCAACTTGGCGACCATCCGCCGCAGCGTCCGCTTCGGTGCGAACGACGGCAGCCACATGAGCTGCTTTGCCTCGTCCGGTGTCTCCTTGAGAGTCTTCAGCGTTTGCTTCACGGTGGCCCGGAGCTCGCGCAGATCCGTGGTCAGCGGCGTCGGGTCGACGCTGACGCGCGTGTACGACAGCGCCATCGCCCGCGTGTCGTCCTCGGTGCGATCACTGATGGGGATCTGCAGGGTGACGACGCCGTCACCGGCTCGTCGTCGCCCGATGCGCTCCCCGAGCTTCGCGGCGAATGCTGCGGCCAGCGTATGACTCGCGCCGTGCCGAGCCTCCGCACAGGCATCCCAATCGTCCAGGTCGACGTAGATCGTGATGGCCGGCACCAAGACCGTGTCGCCGACGACGGAGGTGACGGGGACAGGCCGTGATGCCGGTGCGCGGTCACCCTCAGACTTGCTACGGGCCTGCTTACGGGCCAGTTTGACTGCCGTGACGAGTGCCCTGCCGACCTCGGGGACGTCGCGCGCCGTCAGTCGGGCGTCCTGGCCCACCGCACGCATTTTTCGAGTGCGTGACAGGGGCGGTGGGTAGCCAAGATCGCGCGTCTTACCCAGGGCCGCTTCGATTATCACCAGGGCAAGCCCGAGACCGTCGATCAGGTTGTGTGAGAGCACCAGGCTGATCGCGGTTGAGCCGTCATCGAAGGGCTGGACGCCGAGGTGCCAGCCGGGCCCGGCCATGGCATCGATGGGCGTTTGTGAGCGTTCGTCGATCCAGTCGCTGAAGTCAGCGCGCGGGCGGGTGTGCTCGGCGATGTCGAGGTCCGCAGGTCCTCGGTCCAGGACCCACCGATGCCGGGCGATCGGCAGCGCCGGGCGCTCGATGCGCCGTCCCAGTAACCCCTGGCCGAGATTCTGATGAAAGCGCCGTAGCGCTTCGAGATCGATGGCGTGCTCATAGAGCCACGTGACCTGTATGACCACGTTCATATCGGCGGCGTGATGCTCCGCCAACAAGGCTTCGTCCGCCAATGCGAGCCGATTATCCGGCCGGGCAGCAGCTTTGGCTGCGCGCCGGGTTCTCCACGATTCGCGCGCACGACCTATCCGCCCGGGCACCGATCACCATCCTTCATCTCGACCGTGTGTTCACGGTTCTATCGTTTTACGTTGTGGTCAGCTCAGCCGCCAGCGAATCGGCGAGGTGCTTGCCCAGGGCTCGTGCGGTGTTGTGGGTGGCGATGGCCTTGGGGGTGATGCGTATACCGGTCTCGGCCTCGATGCGGCTGCGCAGTTCGAGGTAGCCCAGGGAGTCTAGGCCGTGATCGGGGAACGCGTGGTCGGGGTCGACGGTGCGGCGCAGGATGAGGCTGGCCTGCTCGGTCACCAGGCGCCGAAGCCGGGTCGGCCACTCGTCGGGGGACAGCGTGAGCAACTCGGCGCGCATCGTGGCGGTGTCGTGCTGCGCTCCGCCCGCGGTCTTGAACGCCTCGGCGAACGGGCTGCGCGCGACGAGCGCGGTGAACAAAGGCGTTCCCGCCGTGGGCATGTAGCCGGTGTAGGTGCGGTCGTAACGCAGCAGCGTCTCGAAGGCGTGCGCACCCTCCTCGGGGGTGATCATCGTGGTGCGGCCCTCTTCAAGGGACGCGGCGCGGCCGACCTGGCCCCAAGCTCCCCACGCGATCGCGGTGGCCGGTAGACCCTGGGCGCGACGCCAGTGGGTGAAGGCGTCCAACCAGCTGTTGGCCGCTGCGTAGGCGCCCTGCCCTGGCGAGCCGAGCAGTGCGGCTGCCGACGAGAATGAGCAGAACCAGTCCAGTGGTGCCTCGGCCTCCACATCACGCAGGGCCCGGTGCATATGCCAGGCGCCGCAGACCTTGGCCACCCAGTCTCGGTCGATCAGCTCGTCCGTGATGCTGGTGAGGGTGGCGTCCTCCACCACCGCCGCGGCGTGCAGCACACCGCGTACCGGAAGCCCGGTGGCAGTGGCGGCGGCGACCAGACGCTCGGCGGTCGCCGGCTCGGCGATATCGCCGCACTCCACGTGGACGTCAGTGCCGGTCGCACGGATACGCGCAATGGCCTGCTCGGCCTGAGGATTTGGTTGCGAGCGGCTCGTTAGCACGATCCGGCCACAGCCCGCTCCGGCCATCTCGGCGGCGAGGAACAGTCCGAGGCCGCCCAGGCCACCGGTGATGATGTAGGCGCCATCCTCTCGGAAGACCCGAGCCTGCTCCGGTGGCACGACCACGCTGCTGCGACCGCTGTGCGGGACATCGAGCACGAGCTTTCCGGTGTGTTCCGCGGCGCCCATCACACGAATCGCGGTGGCCGCCTCGGCGAGTGGGTAGCGGGTGATCTCCGGCGGGGGCAGCTCACCTTCCGCGACGAGCCGGTACACGCGGCGCAACAGGTCCGCGATCTTGCGAGGCCGGCTCTTGACCATCAACGCCAGGTCGACGTAGTGGAATGTGAGGTTGCGGCGGAAGGGATAGAGCCCCAGTCGCGTGTTGGCGTAGACGTCGAGTTTGCCGATCTCCACGAACCGTCCGTCGATGGACAGCAGTTCGAGCCCCGCGCGCTGGGCAGCGCCGGTGAGGGAGTTGAGCACGATATCAACACCCTCGCCGTCCGTGTCCTTGCGGATCAGATCGGCGAACTCGATGCTGCGCGAGTCGTAGACATGTTCTATGCCCATGCTGCGCAGCAATTCTCGACGTGCTGGGCTGCCCGCCGTGGCGAAGATCTCCGCTCCCGCGGCGCGAGCGATCGCGATGGCCGCCTGGCCCACACCGCCGGTGGCGGAGTGGATCAAGACCCGGTCACCGGCGCCGATCCTGGCCTGGTCGTGCAGGCCGTACCAGGCCGTCGCGTACGCAGTGGTCGTCGCGGCCGCCAACTCGTCGGTCAACCCGGGCGGCAGTGTCACGGCAGCGCGAGCGTCGCAGATGACGAACGTGGCCCAGCATCCGTTCTTCGAGAAGCCGCCGACATGGTCACCGACCCGATGATCGGTGACGTCGGGTCCGACCGCGGTCACCACGCCGGCGAAATCGGTGCCCGGCTGCGGCAGAACCCCCTCGACGCTCGGGTATTGGCCGAACGCGACCAGGACATCGGCGAAGTTGATGCTGGATGAGCTGACCGCGACCTCAATCTCGCCCCGCCCCGGCGGAACCCGGTCGAAGGCCGCGAATTCCATGCTCGCCAGATCGCCCGGGGTGCGGATCTCCAAGCGCATGCCGCCACTCCCGTGGTCCACCACGGTGGTGCGGCGCTCGTCCGGTCGCAGGGGAGTGGGCCGCAGTCGGGCCACGTACCACTGGCCGTCCCGCCACGCGGTTTCGTCCTCGTCCGAGCCCGATAGCAGTTCGAGTGCCACCTTTTCGGGATCGCAGTCGATGTCCACGTCGATCTGGGTGGGACGCAGCTGTGGATGTTCGGCTCCGACCACGCGCACCAGGCCGCGTAGTCCCGCCTGGTCGAGGTTGGCCCCATCCCCATGCTGGACGGCCTGGGCGGCCCTTGTCAGCACATAGAGACGCGGTGGTTCTCCAGGTGCCTCCGTCAGTTCGCGGGCGATCCGCACCAGGTGAGAGACATGCTCACGGGCCCTGGTCAATCCGTCTTCATCCGGACTGCCCACCGGTGTCGGGAGCACCACGACGAGGCCCTTGACGGCACTCGCCCGCAGCCGACCGCTCAGTTGCTCGAGATAGGCGGGATGGTCGGCATGTTCCGGCCAGCCAAGCCAATCACATTGTGCATCAAGGGCTTTCATCGACTCGATGAGTCCCGTCGTCAGGGCGTCCTCGGTGGTGGAGGTAGTGATCAGGAGCCACTGGCCGGGGTCGGCATCCGGTATGGGGGGTAGGGCGCTCTGCCGCCATTCGACGGTAAGGAGGCGCTCGGCGAGGAGCCGCTGCGCTTCGCTTCCCTCGGTGGCGCTGCTGCCCAGCCGGAATCCCCGGACAATGACCACAGGCTTCCCGGACTCATCGAGAACGTCGAGGTCGGCCTCGAAACCCGACCGATCGTGCGGGGTCAGCCGGACGACGCAGTAGCGAGGATTGCGTGCCGAATCGCAGATACGGATCCGTCGCACACTCAACGGCACGAGCAGACCACCGTCGGTGTCGTCATTGACCGCCTGGTGCGCGGCGACGGACTGGAAGCAGGCATCGAGCAACACCGGGTGTATGCCGTAGGCGCCCTGTTGCGCGCGCAGCGGGCCGGGCAATGCGATCTCGGTGACCAGGGTGGACGCATCGTCGGCGGTGTGAGCGGCGATCAGACCTGCAAATGCCGCACCCAGCGCGACCCCGCGCGAGTTGAACAGCTGCCGTAGCTCGTCCCCCTCGGTGCGCAATGGGTGCGCGGCGAGCAGCGCGGACACGTCGTGTGGCTGCGGCTCATTGTCGGCGTCGTCTTCGTCCACGACGTGCAGCGTGGCGATGGCTCGCCGCGTGCGTTCGCCCTCGTGATCGGTCACCACCTCGAACTCCGCGACGCCGGGTGTGTCAACCGAGACAATCGTGGATATCGGGGTTTGCTTGTCCAGCAGCAACATCTGCTCGAAGCGGATGTCACGAACCTCGGATTGCTCGCCAAGCACGGTGCGAGCGGCCGCCAGCGCCATCTCGCAGTAGGCGGCCCCGGGAAGGGCGGTCACGGCATGTACCTGATGGTCACCCAGCCAAGGCAGTGCCGCGGTGCCGACATCGCCCTGCCAGGCGTGGCGCTCCGGCTCCTCGGGCAGGCGGACATGGGCGCCCAACAGTGGATGCACAGTGACGGTCCGGGTGCCTAGCGCCTGGGGGCTCGCGCCGCCGGTTCCGATGCGCAGCCGACGGTGGGTCCAACTCGGCAGCGGCGCGTCGACCAGCTGTCCCGTCGGGTAGAGCGTCGCGAAATCCACTGCGGCGCCGGCACAATAGAGGTTCGCCAGGAACTCGAACAGTCCGTGCCGCAGCTCCTGCTGGCGCAGAAGGCAGGGCAGCGCCTGGACTGAGATGTCGGATGCGCTGGCCGTCTGCTCGACCGCGCGGGTCAACAGAGGGTGGGGGGAGAGCTCGCCGAAGACTCGATGGCCGTCCTCGAGCGCCGCCTGCACCGCGTCGGCGAAGCGCACCGGATTGCGCAGATTGTCCGCCCAATAACTACCGTCCAAGTCCCGCTGCTGCCGTGGGTCGTCGAGAGTCGCCGAGTAGTACGGGACTGACGGTGTCCTGGGCGTGAGATCGGCCAACGCATCGGTCAACTGGGCGAGGATCGGGTCGACCTGCGGTGAGTGCGATGCGACGTCGACCGCCACCTCGCGTGCCATGATGTCGCGGCGCTCCCACATCTCGACCAAGTCCCTAACCGCCTGGGTCGTACCGCCGATGACGGTGGACTCCGGCGAGGCGACCACCGACACCACGACATCCGTGAGACCGCGAACAGCCAGTTCCTCACGGACGCGTTGGGCGGGCAGCTCCACCGATGCCATCGCCCCGGCGCCGGAGATCGTGGTCAACAACCGCGAGCGGCGGCAGATGACGCGGACCCCGTCTTCGAGTGAAAGTGCTCCTGCGACAACGGCCGCGGCGACTTCCCCGAGCGAGTGCCCGACGACTGCGCCGGGGACCACCCCGTGGGAGCGCATCGCGGCGGCCAACGCGACCTGCATGGTGAACAGGGTCGGCTGGACTCGGTCGATACCGGTGACTGTCTCCGGCGCCGACATCGCCTGCGTCACCGAGAATCCCGCTTCGGCGGCGATCAACGGCTCGGCCTGCGCGACCGTCGCGGCGAACGCCGGCTCGGCCGCCAGCAGATCTGCACCCATCGCGGGCCACTGCGAGCCCTGTCCGGAGAACACCCACACGGGTCCCCGGTCGTCCTGGCCCACCGCAGGTGGATACGCCGCGTCGACCTCGGCGACCTCAAGCAAACGGTCGGTCAGCTCGGAAACGCTCGCGGCGACCACGGCAGCGCGCACGGGCCGGTGTCCGCGCCTGCGCGCCAGGGTGTACGCCAGATCCGATGGCACCAGCTGATCGGCACGGCCCCTCACCCACTCGGCGAGCCGCCCGGAGGTGCGTCGCAGCGCCTCGGGTGAGGTGGCTGACAGTGCGAAGACCAGAGAGCCGGGGTGGCCGGGGGAGACTTCGTCGTGGTGCGCCGGTTCGGGTGCCTGTTCCAGCACGGCATGAACGTTTGTTCCGCTCAGACCGTACGACGACACGGCCGCCCGTCGGCGGTCCTGGCCGTCTCGCGACGGCCACGGCGTGGTCTCGGTCGGAACGAACAGTCCCGTGTCGATCCGTGCAAGGTCATCGGTCAGCCGGGTGAAGTGCAGTGACTGCGGGACCACGCCGTGTTGCAGCGCGAGGGTGGTCTTGATCAGCCCCACCACACCGGCCGCGCCCTCGGTGTGCCCGAAGTTGCTCTTCGCCGATCCGAGTGCGCAAGGGCCATCCGACCCGTATACCTGGGCGAGGCTGCCGAACTCGATCGGGTCGCCGACCCGGGTGCCGGTGCCGTGGGCCTCCACCATGCCGACCGTGACGGGGTCCACGCCCGCATTCGCCAGCGCTGCGCGGTACGCGTTGGCCTGTGCATCCAACGACGGCCTGGAGATGGTCTTGGTGCGGCCGTCGTGATTGGCTGCCGTGCCACGTATCACCGCGTGAATCCGGTCGCCGTCTCGCAGTGCGTCCGGCAGGCGCTTCAGCAAGACCACGGCGCTTCCCTCGGACCGTACAAACCCGTCCGCCGCGACGTCGAAAGAATGGCAGCAGCCGGTCGGGGAGAACATCCCCAGCGCCGCCCCCGCCGTGTTCATGATCCCCGAGATCAGGGTGTTGACCCCGCCCGCCAGGGCGAGGTCACTCTCGCCGTCATTCAGGCTGCGAAAGGCCAGGTGCAGAGCGAGTAGACCGGTCGAACATGCGGAGTCCACCGTCAGTGCCGGGCCGTGCACTCCCAGCCAAAACGCAATGCGCCCGGAAGCCATGCTGGGGGTATTGCCGGGGTACGCGTAGGGATCGTGGACGACGCCAGACTCGTAGGTCAGCACGACGTGGTCATCGTGGACCACCCCCATGAAGACACCCGTCTTGGACCCGAACAGCGAGCCTGGAGCCATGCCGGCGTGCTCGATGGCCTCCCATGAAGTCTCCATCAGCAACCGGTGGTTGGGATCCATGAAGGTGGCCTCATGTGTCCGCAGACCGAAGAACGGGGCGTCGAAACCCCAAATGTCGTCCAGGAATCCGCCGTAGCGCGTCACCGACTTGCCAGGCACCCCCGGCTCGGGGTCGTAGAACTCGTCGACGTCCCAGCGATCGGCCGGGATCTCGGTGACCAGGTTGTCCCCGCGCTCCAGCGCCTCCCACAGTTTGTCCGGCGAGTTGATGCCACCGGGGAGCCGACAGCCCATTCCGATCACTGCGACGGGAGTGACTGGGGCGTACCCCATGGGGCATTCACCTCTTTCCGAACGGTGGGTTTCAGCAGGCACGGCCGAATTCCGCTAGGGGGCAGGTCATTAGCTCAGTCGTTCGGACGGCCGTCCATCCGAGCCTCAAATCAACTGGTCGGTCGGTAGCCTAGCCACTCCGATGAGATGTGGTGGCGAAATCTGCTTCGCCGACGTAGGCGGCTTGCCGTGCCGGTGCAGGAAGGCTCGATGTCGTCCTCGACAATTAGGTTGCCCTGAGTGCATGATCCTGGCCACGGCCGCTCGAGTGGGACCCGGGCACCTGGTGATTCACGTCCATCGCGACGGGGCCCACGCGCTCACTAGCCGCTTGTGCAGAAGTGCTCATGGTTCCTCGACTGCCCTTGGTATGTTCGGTTCACGTTCCTCGACGACCGAAAGAACACCGCCCAGTGGCAGCCGTAGACGCTCGTGGCATCGCCGGCCAAGCTCTGCAGGATTTCCGAGCGCACACCGCAGTTAGCGGCGGGCGTGAGATCTCCAGCAGCTTATTGTCAGGATCTGACCCGCACCCATGATTCGTAGGTACTGCATAAGTCATGAGAAGCCACTGCTGCCCGAGAGTTGGTATGACGACTGCATCGCGCTTGGGGATTTTCAACCGGACTCTGCATTCCATGTGAGTCAACTCGATCGGTTTTGGCACGAGGCCAGACCGGTTGCATATGGCGCCGCAGGAACGCACGTCTTGCCCATCGCTATCGAGAAATTCTCCGGCGATGCTGACCTTATTGAAGTTTCCTCACACCGGAAGAGAACCCTTCCCTCCCCGGAGGGCAGGGAGGCCAAGAACTTTCCCACCATGAGGGAGTTGAGCCTGGAGAACTTCGCGCGGGAATCCGAGCTCTCGGTGTACGAGCCCAGGCCTGGCCATGAGTTTCTGATTCCGCAGCCTCTTCATCTCAAGAAATCGGTAGTCGGGCACTACGCAGCGATTCATCATCGCCAAGACATTCTCGATTACGCTGATCTAGCAGTGGAGTTGGGCGTGCTGGATTCGAACTCTGCGTCGGAGTTCCTGGCCGCGAAGCACTTCATTCCAGGAGGCATTGAAATCGGGATCTACCCGAAGGCCTGGTTGGTGCACACATTCTCGGGAATCGAGCTTGTCGGCAGGGAGTTCCTGAATCGATATGGCGACCGCGTGCGGAAATACAATCGCTTTCAGATTAGGGCGGTCGGTTTCCTGGGTGAGCGACTGGGGTCCTATCTCGTGATCCGCCACCTCAAGGAGAAGTACTCGAACAGCATTCCTGCCGATGTGTTCGGATATATGACGGTCATCGTGAAGGATGACTCGAATTACTCCGCGGGATTGGCGGATCGACCGAGGAATTTGTCGAGTTGGTATCGTCCCAAACATAAGCGAGCTCAATGAAAGCCGTATTGCTGGCCGGTGGCTTGGGTACTCGCCTCAGTGAGGAAACCGCCGTCCGCCCCAAGCCGATGGTGGAGATCGGCGGGCGGCCGATTCTATGGCATATCATGAAGCTCTACTCCCACCACGGTATTGACGATTTTGTCGTCTGCTGTGGCTATAAGGGCTATGCCATCAAGGAA from Mycolicibacterium sp. YH-1 harbors:
- a CDS encoding RND family transporter, with amino-acid sequence MSNQMTSVRPPFIARTIYRLAVPIIVGWLVIVAILTFAVPTLEQVGRENSVSLVPRDAPSFEAMQRMGETFKESDSDSVAMIVMEGEAPLGDDAHTYYDDLVRQLRADTTHVQHVQDYWGDPLTATGVQSADGKSVYVQLNLAGNQGEALANQSVDAVRDIVDRTPAPPGVKSYVTGPTPLITDMTHAGDSSLVKITLVTLVVILTMLLFVYRSITTVLLLLIMVGIQVQVARGVVAFLGDHQVLGLSTFAVNLLISLGIAVGTDYGIFFTGRYHEARQAGEDKETAFYTTYRSVAKVVVASGLTIAGAVLCLSFTRMPYFQTMGAPTAIGMVVAVSVAVTLVPSVIAVGSRFGLFEPKRKVLVRRWRKIGTAIVRWPGPILAATCAVAFVGLLALPAYQTSYDDRLYVPQDIPANEGYAVADRHFPESRMTPDVMIIEADHDMRNPTDFVVLHKLAKSVFAVPGIATVQSITRPEGTPIEKTSIPFQISLQSAGMIQILPFGKARMNDMLKQADSMTKMINQMQRTYGLMKQIRDVTHDTLLVNREISELTDELRNSIANFDDFFKPIRNYLYWEPHCSSIPVCFAIRSVFQGLDGVDQVGVKMHQILARVEQLDGLQQELLTLFPPMIVTMQSMRTMTLTMHSTMSGMFAIMDETAANATSMGKIYDAAQNDDSFYLPPEVFENEDFKRAMSLFFSPDGKSVRLILTHRGDPGTPEGISRVDAVRTAAEEALKVTPLENASIHLAGTAATFKDLRDGSTYDLLIAGVAALCLIFGIMLVMTRSFVAALVIVGTVALSLGAAFGLSVLIWQHILGIELHWLVLAMSVIVLLAVGSDYNLLLVSRMKEEIHAGINTGIIRAMGGTGKVVTAAGLVFAVTMMSMVVSDLRIIGQVGSTIGIGLLFDTLVVRAFMTPAIAALMGRWFWWPLRVRQRPASAVLGPMRDPDPRPDQLVAQD
- a CDS encoding hemophore-related protein gives rise to the protein MIQPSLTKLAVGLGGLALTLTAGAGVASAAPDLGPAINTTCTYPQLVSALNAQDPQVGTVFSQTPILQKGLRDFIEAGPEARTRQAQNVSAAPAFQPYIGTIAAAFNTCNNF
- the pks2 gene encoding type I polyketide synthase, producing the protein MGYAPVTPVAVIGMGCRLPGGINSPDKLWEALERGDNLVTEIPADRWDVDEFYDPEPGVPGKSVTRYGGFLDDIWGFDAPFFGLRTHEATFMDPNHRLLMETSWEAIEHAGMAPGSLFGSKTGVFMGVVHDDHVVLTYESGVVHDPYAYPGNTPSMASGRIAFWLGVHGPALTVDSACSTGLLALHLAFRSLNDGESDLALAGGVNTLISGIMNTAGAALGMFSPTGCCHSFDVAADGFVRSEGSAVVLLKRLPDALRDGDRIHAVIRGTAANHDGRTKTISRPSLDAQANAYRAALANAGVDPVTVGMVEAHGTGTRVGDPIEFGSLAQVYGSDGPCALGSAKSNFGHTEGAAGVVGLIKTTLALQHGVVPQSLHFTRLTDDLARIDTGLFVPTETTPWPSRDGQDRRRAAVSSYGLSGTNVHAVLEQAPEPAHHDEVSPGHPGSLVFALSATSPEALRRTSGRLAEWVRGRADQLVPSDLAYTLARRRGHRPVRAAVVAASVSELTDRLLEVAEVDAAYPPAVGQDDRGPVWVFSGQGSQWPAMGADLLAAEPAFAATVAQAEPLIAAEAGFSVTQAMSAPETVTGIDRVQPTLFTMQVALAAAMRSHGVVPGAVVGHSLGEVAAAVVAGALSLEDGVRVICRRSRLLTTISGAGAMASVELPAQRVREELAVRGLTDVVVSVVASPESTVIGGTTQAVRDLVEMWERRDIMAREVAVDVASHSPQVDPILAQLTDALADLTPRTPSVPYYSATLDDPRQQRDLDGSYWADNLRNPVRFADAVQAALEDGHRVFGELSPHPLLTRAVEQTASASDISVQALPCLLRQQELRHGLFEFLANLYCAGAAVDFATLYPTGQLVDAPLPSWTHRRLRIGTGGASPQALGTRTVTVHPLLGAHVRLPEEPERHAWQGDVGTAALPWLGDHQVHAVTALPGAAYCEMALAAARTVLGEQSEVRDIRFEQMLLLDKQTPISTIVSVDTPGVAEFEVVTDHEGERTRRAIATLHVVDEDDADNEPQPHDVSALLAAHPLRTEGDELRQLFNSRGVALGAAFAGLIAAHTADDASTLVTEIALPGPLRAQQGAYGIHPVLLDACFQSVAAHQAVNDDTDGGLLVPLSVRRIRICDSARNPRYCVVRLTPHDRSGFEADLDVLDESGKPVVIVRGFRLGSSATEGSEAQRLLAERLLTVEWRQSALPPIPDADPGQWLLITTSTTEDALTTGLIESMKALDAQCDWLGWPEHADHPAYLEQLSGRLRASAVKGLVVVLPTPVGSPDEDGLTRAREHVSHLVRIARELTEAPGEPPRLYVLTRAAQAVQHGDGANLDQAGLRGLVRVVGAEHPQLRPTQIDVDIDCDPEKVALELLSGSDEDETAWRDGQWYVARLRPTPLRPDERRTTVVDHGSGGMRLEIRTPGDLASMEFAAFDRVPPGRGEIEVAVSSSSINFADVLVAFGQYPSVEGVLPQPGTDFAGVVTAVGPDVTDHRVGDHVGGFSKNGCWATFVICDARAAVTLPPGLTDELAAATTTAYATAWYGLHDQARIGAGDRVLIHSATGGVGQAAIAIARAAGAEIFATAGSPARRELLRSMGIEHVYDSRSIEFADLIRKDTDGEGVDIVLNSLTGAAQRAGLELLSIDGRFVEIGKLDVYANTRLGLYPFRRNLTFHYVDLALMVKSRPRKIADLLRRVYRLVAEGELPPPEITRYPLAEAATAIRVMGAAEHTGKLVLDVPHSGRSSVVVPPEQARVFREDGAYIITGGLGGLGLFLAAEMAGAGCGRIVLTSRSQPNPQAEQAIARIRATGTDVHVECGDIAEPATAERLVAAATATGLPVRGVLHAAAVVEDATLTSITDELIDRDWVAKVCGAWHMHRALRDVEAEAPLDWFCSFSSAAALLGSPGQGAYAAANSWLDAFTHWRRAQGLPATAIAWGAWGQVGRAASLEEGRTTMITPEEGAHAFETLLRYDRTYTGYMPTAGTPLFTALVARSPFAEAFKTAGGAQHDTATMRAELLTLSPDEWPTRLRRLVTEQASLILRRTVDPDHAFPDHGLDSLGYLELRSRIEAETGIRITPKAIATHNTARALGKHLADSLAAELTTT